The genomic region CAAAGAATCCAAATTGCAAGGGGTATCAAAGGGTAATTTAGCTCGTCGGAATTCTGTAGCTATGGAACATATTCCTCGAGAGCAGTAAATAATTGTATCAAAATTGactttatgttttaaagtgGAGCTCGTACACTAAACAATTTTGGCCGCTTTATAGATTTACAAGACCATTATCTATAGTTTGCTCGAGATTGAAACTCACACTTAAGGgtttattacacttgactaactTCAGTAGCCTAATTAgttttgtctaattaggtttctaaatgatttaatgaaattctttccttcctaaatgcgattacatttgtttgaatttagtgactgaatcatttagacgactggaTTTAGTCAACTGTAATAAGCCCGTATTTCAAcgtaattcaaattcaaaattaatagatcaaaaataaaatgttttgcttgCAATAAGAATATATCCTGGGAGCACCAACTGTTAGATTTTTTGTATATCGGTACGCATGGATATTGATGTAATAGATCGTTCCTCTTTTGAactctgtttaaaaaaaaatatgaagttaattaaaatttccttTTTTTGGAGAAAGGGCTAAGTactgacaaaatattttactcaaGGTTGCAATCATTCATTCAACATTCGACAAAAAACTTGTTGGTGAGAACaagttttaaggttttgttttaatttatattatttgtaagaaaCTGGATCACTCAGATTTCGtatgttgcattttttttgtataaaaagtcaATTGTTTTACTCATTCCATATCATTTACGATTGCATTTGCGAAGGAGCAACACAAACTAAAGACAAAAATGTCCCTTAAGGTAACAAATGGAATCAATGTTTatagttttttgttaaaaaaaaagacttatGTTTATCTATTATATTAGTGATAACTATTTTTTAAACCATATTTTTCATTCAGGTTATCCTAGTCGCAACCCTCCTCGCTGCGGTGAGCGCGCGACCGCAACACGGTCACGACTACCAGCACGGTCACGGTCACGCTGTGTCATCGCAGAGCATCGTACTGCACCAAACTCACGAGAGCAAGCACGAGCCCGTACACCACGAGGAACATCATGAGGAGCAGCACGAGCAGCACCAGGAGGAGCATCACCACGGACACCACGAGGAACACCACGGCCACGCCTCCTCCTCACAGAGCATCAAGCAGCACCACGGACATGCTACTGAGAAACACGTCGAGTACTATGTATGAGAACTGTTCATGTGCATTACATCTACTCATCATTAATTTTACCGTTAGGTACTATGAATTTCATTTTTGTAGCAACAAAGGTGACTAACTGACACTTTTCCCACAGTCTCACCCTAAGTACGAGTTCGCGTACAAAGTGGTGGACCCTCACACCGGCGACAAGAAATCTCAGCACGAGTCTCGTGACGGTCACGTCGTGAAGGGCGTGTACAGTCTGCATCAACCCGACGGCACCGTCAGGATCGTCGAGTACCACGCTGACAAGAAGACTGGGTGAGTAGTGgaaaaagtacaaacaaaaagtagGAAGTTGAAGTCTTTATTTACTGTTGTTTgttgctatattatttttttctctccaGATTCAACGCCAACGTTAAGATCGAGGGTCATGCCGTGCACATTGTTCCCgaacaccaccaccaccactgaTTCTGTGATATTAGTTGTTAATAATGACttgttaaattgtaaatatactGTTACGctactgaaatataaaatgcaaaaatatttttctctttattttatttgaaactagtGACTCTTCGCAagggataacagtatttatCCActattaatgtatgttattatacatataaaccttcctctttaatcactgtatctattaaaaaaaaaaccgcatgataatcggttgcgtagttttaaaaatgtaagcgtacaaagggacatagggacagaaaaagcaactttgttttataatatgtagtgaTAGTGATATAGCCAAACAATAAACGTTGTTTATCAAAATTTCGATTCAAATCTATAGATCAAATCTAAAAATTGATCATCCTCCCGCCTAGATCAGTGTCATAATGCTATAATGTGCTTGATAACATGGCACCACAAATATAAGACACTCTACGTTCACGATCAATGATGATGAAAGATTCAGAGTGACTCCGTAGGAAAAAAAagataaaccaaaaatattgaacgttattaaatatttttattttgttgactgggaataaatattgagtttatttataacataacaTAGTAACAATATCAGTTCTTTCAGTTGAGGTAAGACATTACATAACGACTCTTCAGTGGTGGTGATGATGGTGAGGGATCTCGTGGTGGGTACTGTACTTCACGTCAGCATGGAagctggaaaaaaatatataattaataaattaattcagcACAGTATTCTCATAATTAAGGAATTATTTTTTCACATCAATTCGTTCGATGATAGTTTGTggttctttgaatttaaatttacCTCTGAATAAGACTTGATATTCAGAACCGACTGGTTTAATATGAAGTAGACTCACCCTGTGTGGTCGTCGCTGCTGTAGTGGACGTCCCTGACAGAACCGTCGGGCTGATGCAGCGAGTAGTGTCCCTTGACGACGTCACCGTCGCGGTGCTCGTGCTGCGACTTGTGGTCGCCCGTGTGAGAGTCCTCCACCTTGTACTCGAACTCGTACTTGGGGTGAGTCTGCACAAACAGACCAATCAGTATTGCGAACTAGTTGCGTGTGTGAGTGAGCTGCTAGTGTTACTCACGTAGTAGTCGTGGTGATCATGTCCGTGGTGCACTGGCTCGTGGTGGCCGTCGTGTTTGTTGACATATTGGGAGGAGTAGCCGTGAGCGGAGACCACCGCTACGGCGACCGACAGTGCA from Helicoverpa armigera isolate CAAS_96S chromosome 4, ASM3070526v1, whole genome shotgun sequence harbors:
- the LOC110375273 gene encoding histidine-rich glycoprotein, translating into MFFKVLCALSVAVAVVSAHGYSSQYVNKHDGHHEPVHHGHDHHDYYTHPKYEFEYKVEDSHTGDHKSQHEHRDGDVVKGHYSLHQPDGSVRDVHYSSDDHTGFHADVKYSTHHEIPHHHHHHCLLVSVVLDDPDGAVGLMQTVHALHDVTVTRLVLRFLVAGGVAVVFLVVSVVMLLLVLLVLLLMMFLVVYGLVLALNNMFFKVLCALSVAVAVVSAHGYSSQYVHKYDGHHEPVHHGHDHHDYYTHPKYEFEYKVEDSHTGDHKSQHEHRDGDVVKGHYSLHQPDGSVRDVHYHGDHHTGFHADVKFSTHHEIPHHHHY